From Montipora foliosa isolate CH-2021 chromosome 6, ASM3666993v2, whole genome shotgun sequence, a single genomic window includes:
- the LOC138007681 gene encoding cilia- and flagella-associated protein 251-like, with translation MNRLLVFGALFIIFLAIADAFPSNRAGFSRKYNRESSKSHLKRSGMLSPSFHQLTELDKIVMRMEDSGENPVEEEGGEQEGEEEAEGEEEEGEEEEEEEEEEGEEEEEEEENEGEEEEEEEEEEGEEEEEEEEEEGEEEEEEEEEEGEKAEEEEEEEGEEEEEEEEEQGEKEEEEEEEEGEKEEEEEEEEGEKEEEQEEEAGKKSEEEEIEEGEEEEEEEINKGKKEMEQEIEEGEKIEEAEVEEGEKEEEKEIEEGKEEEEEEIENGAEEEEKEIEEGETEEEEEEEEGEKEEEEEEEEGENEEEEEEEAGEEEEEEEEEAGEEEEEKEEEEGEEEEEEEENEGEKEEEEEEEEGEEEEEQEENEGEEEEEEEEEEGEEEEEEEEEEGEKEEEEEEGKEGEEEEEKDGNVKEKRENLVMKSKRRYIPTRSKLVSKRHSKLMKILNLMEALDSLEI, from the exons ATGAATCGTCTCCTCGTATTCGGCGCCCTGTTTATTATCTTTCTTGCAATAGCAGATGCCTTTCCAAGCAATCGAGCTG GTTTCTCAAGAAAGTATAATAGAGAGTCCAGCAAAAGTCACCTGAAGAGAAGTGGCATGCTTTCTCCAAGCTTTCACCAACTTACAGAATTGGATAAAATTGTGATGCGAATGGAAGATTCAGGCGAAAATCCAGTGGAAGAAGAGGGTGGAGAACAAGAAGGGGAGGAGGAAGCAGAGGGAGAGGAAGAGGAaggtgaagaagaagaagaggaggaggaggaagaaggtgaagaagaagaagaggaggaggagaatgagggtgaagaagaagaagaggaggaggaggaagagggtgaagaagaagaagaggaggaggaggaagagggtgaagaggaggaggaagaggaagaagaggaaggTGAAAAGGCagaggaagaagaggaagaggaaggagaagaagaggaagaggaagaggaagagcaGGGTGagaaggaagaagaagaggaagaggaagagggagaaaaagaggaggaggaggaagaagaagaaggtgaAAAGGAAGAGGAACAGGAGGAGGAAGCTGGAAAAAAATCAGAGGAAGAAGAGatagaagaaggagaagaagaagaagaggaggaaatcaacaaaggaaaaaaagagatggAACAGGAAATTGAAGAAGGTGAAAAAATTGAAGAGGCAGAGGTAGAGGAAGGTgagaaggaagaggaaaaggaaATAGAAGAGGggaaagaggaagaagaagaagaaattgaaaacggtgcagaagaggaagaaaaagaaatagaggAGGGTGAGACagaggaggaagaggaagaagaggaaggtgaaaaagaagaggaagaagaagaggaggaGGGTGAAAAtgaagaagaggaagaggaagaagctGGTgaagaagaggaggaggaagaggaggaggcaggagaggaagaggaagagaaggaAGAGGAGGAAGGTGAAgaagaagaggaggaggaggaaaatGAAGGAGAaaaggaagaagaggaagaagaagaagaaggtgaggaggaggaggaacaAGAGGAAAACGAaggtgaagaagaagaagaggaggaggaggaagagggtgaagaagaagaagaggaggaagaagaagagggtgaaaaggaagaggaagaagaggaaggcaaagaaggagaagaagaggaagaaaaagatgGAAATGTCAAAGAGAAGAGAGAGAACCTAGTGATGAAATCAAAGCGTCGTTACATACCAACAAGATCAAAACTTGTGAGTAAAAGGCATAGCAAACTGATGAAAATCTTAAATTTGATGGAAGCATTGGACAGTTTAGAGATCTAA